A genome region from Musa acuminata AAA Group cultivar baxijiao chromosome BXJ3-5, Cavendish_Baxijiao_AAA, whole genome shotgun sequence includes the following:
- the LOC135638234 gene encoding uncharacterized protein LOC135638234 — translation MAYDRRRSSLFDAFTLSPLPYPVLLILLMVFLLLSLSWFFDYESFMEETEEQMSWVLLTLPVVLILVIRWLSSIERLDDTLRGLFRYDRRRPSYYGYNQPQEGSSPWGIAAVLVLLLVMVYFHSSIQDMWGP, via the coding sequence ATGGCCTATGACAGAAGAAGGTCCTCTTTGTTTGATGCCTTCACACTCTCACCTCTCCCATACCCCGTGCTGCTGATACTGCTGATGGTTTTCCTCTTGCTAAGCCTATCATGGTTCTTCGACTACGAGTCGTTCATGGAGGAGACGGAGGAGCAGATGAGTTGGGTGCTCCTCACGCTCCCCGTCGTTCTGATCCTCGTCATCCGGTGGCTCTCCTCCATCGAAAGGCTCGACGATACGCTGCGGGGGCTGTTCCGGTACGATCGTCGTCGTCCGAGTTACTACGGCTACAACCAGCCGCAGGAGGGAAGCTCACCGTGGGGCATCGCCGCGGTCCTCGTCTTGTTGCTCGTGATGGTCTACTTCCACTCGAGCATCCAGGATATGTGGGGACCTTGA
- the LOC135639134 gene encoding chloride conductance regulatory protein ICln-like has protein sequence MVLGLQHFDDRVGDENGGPRLDSDAGEELMLVERGVAIALGSRPPDSPGTLYITTRRVIWLSDTDKGNGYAVDFLSVCLHAVSRDPEAYSLPCIYTQIETEDGENEESESSDSESHGDLELSNVTEMRLIPSDPGQLDTLFGIFCQCAELNPEPQEEEEENSWVFGNEEMADDGSDSEWQLSEHHANPIGYANGDHDLACTVHELRINDQRFEDESFEI, from the exons ATGGTTTTAGGGTTGCAGCACTTCGATGACCGCGTCGGCGACGAGAACGGCGGTCCCCGACTGGACTCCGACGCTGGCGAGGAGCTGATGCTCGTCGAGCGTGGCGTCGCCATCGCGCTCGGGTCTCGACCTCCGGATTCCCCCGGAACACTCTACATCACCACTCG GAGGGTGATTTGGTTGAGCGACACGGACAAGGGGAACGGATACGCGGTGGATTTTTTGTCGGTCTGCCTCCATGCCGTGTCGAGGGACCCGGAGGCATACTCCTTGCCCTGCATCTACACTCAG ATCGAGACTGAAGATGGTGAGAATGAGGAGTCTGAAAGCTCGGATTCAGAAAGTCATGGTGATTTAGAACTGTCAAATGTCACTGAAATGAGACTAATTCCATCAGATCCTGGTCAAT TGGATACTCTCTTTGGCATATTCTGTCAATGTGCTGAACTAAATCCTGAGCCTCAAGAAG aagaggaagaaaatagcTGGGTTTTTGGCAATGAAGAAATGGCTGATGATG GAAGTGATTCGGAGTGGCAGCTTTCAGAACATCATGCCAATCCCATTGGTTATGCAAATGGAGATCATGACCTTGCTTGTACGGTGCATGAG CTTCGAATCAACGATCAGCGGTTTGAAGATGaatcttttgaaatataa
- the LOC135637620 gene encoding uncharacterized protein LOC135637620 isoform X1, translated as MASGRWFGWRNKSGGGKGKEETRKAVVLDGSDIKKLVEDEATFSGFVESKFRELDVDGDGRLSVKELQPAVSDIGAAIGLPAPGSSPKSDHIYSEVLSEFTHGKQEEVSKSEFKEVLSDILLGMAAGLNRDPIVILRIDGEDLKEFVESPLFETEAISMFSGMESAHASLRKCLTTALQQLTVEHGMPPASDSWVITNIVEPSFQSFSSDLLEQPASQDILENFKKLLGNVIRRLQEHPVIVAHSENTFDGSGIKRLLSNKFELDKLLDSVWRDLPKDHNQQTSKEYLRIALDRMAASASLPPYSAVDRVDVIINEAIGMVKGDDGKIVEEAGFKRTLTEILGSIMLQLEGNPVFVSTNSVVHEPLAASSTVLPSTSILTEANE; from the exons ATGGCCAGTGGTAGGTGGTTCGGGTGGAGAAATAAGAGTGGCGGAGGCAAAGGGAAGGAGGAGACGAGGAAGGCGGTAGTGTTGGATGGGTCGGATATAAAGAAGCTGGTGGAGGACGAGGCGACGTTCAGCGGATTCGTGGAGAGCAAGTTCCGGGAGTTGGACGTCGACGGCGATGGCAGGCTCTCCGTGAAGGAGCTCCAGCCGGCCGTGAGCGATATTGGCGCCGCGATCGGGCTTCCGGCACCGGGCAGCTCCCCCAAATCTGACCACATCTACTCTGAG GTCTTGAGTGAGTTCACTCATGGTAAGCAAGAAGAAGTAAGCAAATCTGAGTTCAAGGAGGTACTCTCAGACATTCTTTTGGGCATGGCAGCTGGGCTTAACAGGGACCCCATAGTTATCCTCAGGATCGATGGCGAAGATCTAAAGGAGTTTGTTGAGAGCCCTCTGTTCGAAACAGAGGCAATTTCGATGTTCTCAGGGATGGAATCAGCCCATGCCTCCTTGAGAAAGTGTTTGACTACTGCTCTCCAACAGTTGACTGTCGAACATGGAATGCCACCTGCTTCAGACTCCTGG GTCATAACTAATATTGTGGAACCATCTTTCCAATCCTTTTCCTCTGATCTGCTCGAACAACCAGCTTCTCAAGACATATTGGAGAACTTCAAAAAGCTTTTGGGTAATGTCATTCGAAGACTTCAGGAACACCCTGTCATTGTTGCTCACAGTGAGAACACCTTTGATGGAAGTGGCATCAAGAGACTTCTCTCGAACAAGTTTGAGTTGGATAAG CTTCTGGATTCTGTCTGGCGAGACCTACCGAAAGATCACAATCAACAAACCTCAAAAGAGTACCTTCGAATTGCACTCGATCGCATGGCTGCATCAGCAAGTTTACCTCCTTACAGCGCTGTTGATCGG GTTGATGTTATCATCAATGAGGCGATCGGTATGGTAAAAGGAGATGATGGTAAAATTGTGGAGGAAGCAGGGTTCAAGAGAACACTGACGGAGATTCTTGGGAGCATCATGCTGCAACTGGAGGGGAACCCTGTGTTTGTTTCAACCAACTCAGTAGTTCATGAGCCACTAGCTGCATCTTCCACCGTCTTGCCATCGACATCGATATTGACAGAAGCGAATGAATGA
- the LOC135637620 gene encoding uncharacterized protein LOC135637620 isoform X2, which translates to MWKRSEGRTWSTRVAERFNSSIGCTVNLVLSEFTHGKQEEVSKSEFKEVLSDILLGMAAGLNRDPIVILRIDGEDLKEFVESPLFETEAISMFSGMESAHASLRKCLTTALQQLTVEHGMPPASDSWVITNIVEPSFQSFSSDLLEQPASQDILENFKKLLGNVIRRLQEHPVIVAHSENTFDGSGIKRLLSNKFELDKLLDSVWRDLPKDHNQQTSKEYLRIALDRMAASASLPPYSAVDRVDVIINEAIGMVKGDDGKIVEEAGFKRTLTEILGSIMLQLEGNPVFVSTNSVVHEPLAASSTVLPSTSILTEANE; encoded by the exons ATGTGGAAACGGAGTGAGGGCAGAACATGGAGCACCAGAGTGGCAGAAAGATTCAACAGCTCCATAGGGTGCACAGTCAACTTG GTCTTGAGTGAGTTCACTCATGGTAAGCAAGAAGAAGTAAGCAAATCTGAGTTCAAGGAGGTACTCTCAGACATTCTTTTGGGCATGGCAGCTGGGCTTAACAGGGACCCCATAGTTATCCTCAGGATCGATGGCGAAGATCTAAAGGAGTTTGTTGAGAGCCCTCTGTTCGAAACAGAGGCAATTTCGATGTTCTCAGGGATGGAATCAGCCCATGCCTCCTTGAGAAAGTGTTTGACTACTGCTCTCCAACAGTTGACTGTCGAACATGGAATGCCACCTGCTTCAGACTCCTGG GTCATAACTAATATTGTGGAACCATCTTTCCAATCCTTTTCCTCTGATCTGCTCGAACAACCAGCTTCTCAAGACATATTGGAGAACTTCAAAAAGCTTTTGGGTAATGTCATTCGAAGACTTCAGGAACACCCTGTCATTGTTGCTCACAGTGAGAACACCTTTGATGGAAGTGGCATCAAGAGACTTCTCTCGAACAAGTTTGAGTTGGATAAG CTTCTGGATTCTGTCTGGCGAGACCTACCGAAAGATCACAATCAACAAACCTCAAAAGAGTACCTTCGAATTGCACTCGATCGCATGGCTGCATCAGCAAGTTTACCTCCTTACAGCGCTGTTGATCGG GTTGATGTTATCATCAATGAGGCGATCGGTATGGTAAAAGGAGATGATGGTAAAATTGTGGAGGAAGCAGGGTTCAAGAGAACACTGACGGAGATTCTTGGGAGCATCATGCTGCAACTGGAGGGGAACCCTGTGTTTGTTTCAACCAACTCAGTAGTTCATGAGCCACTAGCTGCATCTTCCACCGTCTTGCCATCGACATCGATATTGACAGAAGCGAATGAATGA
- the LOC135637620 gene encoding uncharacterized protein LOC135637620 isoform X3 yields MAAGLNRDPIVILRIDGEDLKEFVESPLFETEAISMFSGMESAHASLRKCLTTALQQLTVEHGMPPASDSWVITNIVEPSFQSFSSDLLEQPASQDILENFKKLLGNVIRRLQEHPVIVAHSENTFDGSGIKRLLSNKFELDKLLDSVWRDLPKDHNQQTSKEYLRIALDRMAASASLPPYSAVDRVDVIINEAIGMVKGDDGKIVEEAGFKRTLTEILGSIMLQLEGNPVFVSTNSVVHEPLAASSTVLPSTSILTEANE; encoded by the exons ATGGCAGCTGGGCTTAACAGGGACCCCATAGTTATCCTCAGGATCGATGGCGAAGATCTAAAGGAGTTTGTTGAGAGCCCTCTGTTCGAAACAGAGGCAATTTCGATGTTCTCAGGGATGGAATCAGCCCATGCCTCCTTGAGAAAGTGTTTGACTACTGCTCTCCAACAGTTGACTGTCGAACATGGAATGCCACCTGCTTCAGACTCCTGG GTCATAACTAATATTGTGGAACCATCTTTCCAATCCTTTTCCTCTGATCTGCTCGAACAACCAGCTTCTCAAGACATATTGGAGAACTTCAAAAAGCTTTTGGGTAATGTCATTCGAAGACTTCAGGAACACCCTGTCATTGTTGCTCACAGTGAGAACACCTTTGATGGAAGTGGCATCAAGAGACTTCTCTCGAACAAGTTTGAGTTGGATAAG CTTCTGGATTCTGTCTGGCGAGACCTACCGAAAGATCACAATCAACAAACCTCAAAAGAGTACCTTCGAATTGCACTCGATCGCATGGCTGCATCAGCAAGTTTACCTCCTTACAGCGCTGTTGATCGG GTTGATGTTATCATCAATGAGGCGATCGGTATGGTAAAAGGAGATGATGGTAAAATTGTGGAGGAAGCAGGGTTCAAGAGAACACTGACGGAGATTCTTGGGAGCATCATGCTGCAACTGGAGGGGAACCCTGTGTTTGTTTCAACCAACTCAGTAGTTCATGAGCCACTAGCTGCATCTTCCACCGTCTTGCCATCGACATCGATATTGACAGAAGCGAATGAATGA